TTTGACCTTTAATTATAATTATATACCTTTTTCTCCATTTGGCAATATTTTGAGTTAAGTTATTCATTATTTTTCCCATAATGAACCTCTTTCACTCCTTGGATTTGCTTAATGGTATCGATCACCAAGGGGATATTTTCGTTTTTAGGCATTCTTACTAAAAAATTAATACTAACGCAGGGAGGTTCTCCGGATTCTTTGTCTTCATCATGCATTGTGACACCTTTTACATTGATTTTTCTTTGCCCAAATATAGAAGCAATTTCTGCTAATTTCCCAGGGGTATCAATAACATTGACTCGAATCTCAACCAATTGTCGCTTTTTGATAACTAAGGTATCTAGCTTTGCCAAAATCATAAGACTAATTAGAACGAATAGCGTTGTTAAAATACCTCCTAAATAAAATCCTGCACCAATCGCTAAACCGATTCCCGAAACAACCCAAATTGTTGCCGCAGTTGTTAAACCTGTAACCGTAAAACCATGACGTAAAATCGTTCCTGCTCCAAGGAAACCGATACCACTTACCACTTGGGCAGGTAATCGCTGTGGATCTAAGCGCATATTATCTCCAGCATTATAATAATCTTGAAATCCATATATTGACAAAAGCATAATTAGTGCTGACCCAAGGCTTACAAGAATATTCGTACGTAATCCTGCTGGGTGGTTAT
This Tepidibacillus fermentans DNA region includes the following protein-coding sequences:
- a CDS encoding MgtC/SapB family protein, encoding MAWSNDYLHILIRLVLAGLMGGIIGLEREVNNHPAGLRTNILVSLGSALIMLLSIYGFQDYYNAGDNMRLDPQRLPAQVVSGIGFLGAGTILRHGFTVTGLTTAATIWVVSGIGLAIGAGFYLGGILTTLFVLISLMILAKLDTLVIKKRQLVEIRVNVIDTPGKLAEIASIFGQRKINVKGVTMHDEDKESGEPPCVSINFLVRMPKNENIPLVIDTIKQIQGVKEVHYGKNNE